The genome window AATATTCTCTCTCAATTTATCCCTTCCGATGAGCGTATTCTCACTATTGAGAACGCGGCCGAGCTGCAATTGCGTCAGGAGCATGTAGTAACCCTGGAATCGCGCCCTCCGAATATTGAAGGTACCGGAGAGATTACGATCCGCAAGTTGGTAGTGAATTCTTTGCGTATGCGCCCCGATCGTGTCATTGTGGGCGAGATCCGCGATGAAGAAGCCCTCGATATGCTTCAGGCAATGAATACAGGTCACGATGGCTCGATGACCACTGCCCACTCGAATAGTCCGCGCGATACACTGGCCCGTATTGAGACGATGGCAATGATGGCGGGAATGGAACTTCCCATACGAGCAATTCGCGAACAGATTGCTTCCGCGATTGATGTTGTTGTTCATCAGGAACGTTTGCGGGATGGCACTCGTAAAGTTGTTAATGTTACTGAGATTAGTGGCATGGAGGGGGATGTCATTACAATGACAGATATTTTTGTTTTTGAGCAGCGCGGCATTGAAGATGGTAAAGTGATCGGTGAGTTACGGCCAACGGGCTTGCGTCCGAAGGCAATTAGCCAAATCGAAGCCGCTGGAATACATTTGCCGCCATCCATCTTTGGCGTGGGTGGCCGCCGAGGTTATTAGTGCTGTCGGTTGAGTTGATCGGAGATAATTTGTTATGACAATGTTGTTGATTGGTGGCGGTGCATTAGTTTTGATCTTACTGGTTGTTGGGATTGTGATCACCCTGTCCAGTGAGCAATCGATTATCGAAGAGCGCCTGATCAACTATATTGAAGATGATTCTGCTTTGGATATAGCGGGCGAACAATCATCCGCGTTGACAGATTGGGTCAATGTGCGTGTTGAGGGGACTTCATGGGGTGGCGGGGTAGCACGAAACTTGGCACAGGCTGATCTCAAACTGAAACCAGGTGAGTACTTTGCTCTAATTATTATCGCGATGATAGGTGTGGGTTTTGTAACCTGGTTTTTCGGAGGGCGCGAAATTATTTCAGGGCTGATTGGTGTAGTGATTGGTTTTTTTCTGCCCCGCTTTTACGTCAACCGCCAGAGAAACCAACGTTTGCAGAAATTTAATGATCAATTGCCAGATATGCTCAGTTTGATGGTCAATGGCCTGAGAGCTGGCTTTTCTACGGCCCAGGCCATGGAGGCTGTTAGCCGCGAATTGCCATCTCCTCTGTCAGATGAATTTCGTAGGGTCGTGCAAGAAATGCAGTTAGGCATATCGATGGAACAGGCTTTAGATAATCAACTCCGGCGCATTCCATCAGAAGATCTGGATCTTATTGTTACCGCAGTAAATGTTCAGCGTGAGGTTGGCGGCAATCTGGCAGAAATATTGGACACGATTGCCCATACAATTCGTGAGCGTATTCGTATCAAAGGCGAAATTCGTGTTTTGACCGCACAGGTAATGTATTCGGGAAGATTTCTGGCGATGTTGCCGCTTATTTTAACGAGCATCATCTGGCTTGGAAATCGCGAATATGTTATGTCTGTCTTTCAGCCTAGCACAATGATGTGTGGTTACGGCATTTTCTGCGCCGCGGCTGCCCTGGTTACTACCGGCTATTTTGTAATGACGCGCATAGCAAAAATCGAAGTCTAAATAACGCAATGCTGATTAATGATTTTCCGATTAGTTATTTTCGTTTCTCATAAGATGAAATTAGTGAGCGTTCTCTAAAAGAGTAAATCCATGGACATAATGGTAATTATCATTCTGGTTGGCATAGTTTTGGTGGGAATGATCGTTCTGGTTGTTGTGGGCCTGCGAGAACGAGAGGGACGTGAAGACCCACTTCAGGAGCGATTAAGCGAATTTGTTAATCGCGGGGAATTGGCATCTCTTGAAGAAATTGAGATGTCACAGTCGCTAACAGATCGTGTTTTTATTCCCATGGCGCGCCGTTTTGGAGAGGTCGCATTGCGGTTTACCCCTCAAAATGCGCTGGATGAGACTGCCCGGAAAATTGAATTGGCTGGAAACCCGCGTGGCCTGGAGCCAACGACCTATTGGGCTTCCCGCTTTGGTTTGGCTGTGCTTATTACTGGATTCTTATTCTTCATCTTCTCAATAGGATCAATTGATTGGACATGGGGGCGCAAGTTACTCATTGTTGGGGTTTTTACACTGCT of Chloroflexota bacterium contains these proteins:
- a CDS encoding secretion system protein; the encoded protein is MTMLLIGGGALVLILLVVGIVITLSSEQSIIEERLINYIEDDSALDIAGEQSSALTDWVNVRVEGTSWGGGVARNLAQADLKLKPGEYFALIIIAMIGVGFVTWFFGGREIISGLIGVVIGFFLPRFYVNRQRNQRLQKFNDQLPDMLSLMVNGLRAGFSTAQAMEAVSRELPSPLSDEFRRVVQEMQLGISMEQALDNQLRRIPSEDLDLIVTAVNVQREVGGNLAEILDTIAHTIRERIRIKGEIRVLTAQVMYSGRFLAMLPLILTSIIWLGNREYVMSVFQPSTMMCGYGIFCAAAALVTTGYFVMTRIAKIEV